A single region of the Lates calcarifer isolate ASB-BC8 linkage group LG3, TLL_Latcal_v3, whole genome shotgun sequence genome encodes:
- the tshz1 gene encoding teashirt homolog 1, translating to MPRRKQQAPRRSAAYGPEDEFKVDKIDEEEHLQDDGLSLDGQDADYLFNEDEDGRDHYSCQNSPLSNGTNPDAGYASPLSTASDQLVDLKTASSFGDGQDKLEEKLGESTDSINGLSLQDSLAKMKAVYANLISDASWSSIALDMLKSKEGNNFAASNGNGSNHKGSNGFLNSHSPGNIHVKSRCSSSNASATTNITTSSTTTRTVSSSSNSGTSVSSGSTGGLAYDWHQAALAKTLQHTPYQLLPEPSLFSTVQLYRQNNKLYGPVFTGASKFRCKDCSAAYDTLVGLTVHMNETGHYRDDNKDTEDDRSKKWSKPRKRSLLEMEGKEDAQKVLKCMYCGHSFESLQDLSVHMIKTKHYQKVPLKEPMPALTSKLVPPTKKRAFQDLMSPSSPESVSSGILLGESPKDQKVANPYVTPNNRYGYQNGASYTWQFEARKAQILKCMECGSSHDTLQQLTAHMMVTGHFLKVTNSASKKGKQLVFDPVIEEKIQSIPLPPTTTRLPAPNGKSQPDSPLQPSSPEEKNEEKKDEEMEEEKMEAREPEKKIKEEKEDPPEKADKPGKARSYQYLREEDLEETPKGGLDILKSLENTVSSAISKAQTGTPTWGGYPSIHAAYQLHGSLKSTMPTCAQVQPLFSSNSLKVLSSDLGTLIHSPNSPSPPPSHRSNVLAMEELVEKVTGKSSVKNEKEEKPVENKCRSAKSPLPNPKDKRASPNPETLSKTVKTTAAEDQTESRGKEGEQTESKAETQIKSEVDSPKKPVSNGCDNLSIITDHSPEQPLVNPLSALQSIMNNHLGKAAKVATPFIDPFAMLYKINSNSAQIKSAEPASQYHDDDQPMDLTKSKNTNGSTAKGTSTTPNNNNTINNNKPVFRAFPQSSSPPLRENALMDISDMVKNLTGRLTPKSTTPSSISEKSDIDSCTFEDGMEELSPIQRRKGRQSNWNPQHLLILQAQFASSLRETPEGKFVISDLGPQERVHICKFTGLSMTTISHWLANVKYQLKRTGGTKFLKNIDSGQPLFLCSDCASQFRTPSSYIHHLESHLGFTLKDLSKLSIDLLEQQAVSRIEDKTFSTSGLTEDDTGSVYQCKLCNRTFVSKHAIKLHLCKTHGKSPEDHLIFVKELEKFDKQ from the coding sequence CTTATGGGCCTGAGGATGAATTTAAAGTGGACAAGATTGATGAAGAGGAACATCTGCAAGATGATGGCCTCTCTCTGGACGGTCAAGATGCAGACTATCTGTTCAATGAGGACGAGGATGGAAGAGATCACTATAGCTGCCAAAACTCTCCACTCAGCAATGGCACTAACCCAGACGCTGGGTATGCCTCCCCACTCAGCACCGCCAGTGATCAACTGGTGGACCTTAAGACCGCGTCCTCCTTTGGTGATGGTCAGGACAAGCTAGAGGAGAAGCTGGGGGAGAGCACAGACTCCATCAATGGCCTCTCACTCCAGGACAGTCTGGCAAAAATGAAAGCCGTCTATGCAAACCTGATCTCGGATGCCTCCTGGTCCAGCATTGCTCTGGACATGCTTAAAAGTAAAGAAGGGAACAACTTTGCTGCTAGCAATGGAAATGGGAGCAATCACAAAGGGAGCAACGGGTTCCTGAACAGTCACAGCCCAGGCAACATCCATGTGAAGAGCAGATGTAGCAGTAGCAATGCCTCAGCCACTACCAATATTACCACCAGCAGTACCACCACAAGAACAGTGtcaagcagcagcaacagtggcaCTAGTGTAAGCTCTGGCAGCACAGGAGGATTAGCCTATGACTGGCACCAGGCAGCATTGGCCAAAACCCTACAGCATACTCCATACCAACTCCTCCCTGAGCCTAGCCTTTTCAGCACCGTGCAGCTTTACCGACAAAACAATAAGCTCTATGGCCCGGTGTTTACTGGTGCCAGCAAGTTCAGGTGCAAGGACTGTAGTGCAGCCTATGACACTTTGGTTGGTCTGACAGTGCATATGAACGAGACAGGCCACTACCGTGATGACAATAAGGATACAGAGGATGATCGAAGCAAGAAGTGGTCCAAGCCACGTAAGCGTTCCCTGTTGGAGATGGAAGGCAAAGAAGATGCCCAGAAAGTTCTTAAATGCATGTACTGTGGCCACTCTTTTGAATCCTTGCAAGACCTTAGTGTTCACatgatcaaaacaaaacactatcaGAAAGTGCCTCTAAAAGAACCAATGCCAGCTCTCACCTCAAAGCTGGTACCCCCAACCAAAAAAAGAGCATTTCAAGACTTGATGTCCCCCAGCTCACCAGAGTCTGTCTCATCTGGCATACTCCTGGGAGAGTCTCCCAAAGACCAAAAAGTGGCCAATCCCTATGTCACTCCTAACAATCGATATGGTTACCAAAATGGTGCCAGCTATACTTGGCAGTTTGAGGCACGTAAGGCACAAATTCTTAAATGCATGGAATGTGGCAGTTCACATGACACCTTGCAACAACTGACAGCCCACATGATGGTCACAGGACACTTTCTTAAGGTCACAAATTCAGCATCTAAAAAAGGTAAACAGTTAGTTTTTGATCCTGTCATTGAGGAGAAAATTCAGTCGATTCCCCTGCCACCAACTACCACACGACTCCCAGCACCCAATGGGAAGTCGCAGCCTGACTCCCCATTGCAGCCATCTAGccctgaggagaaaaatgaagaaaagaaagatgaagagatggaggaagagaaaatggaagCTAGGGaaccagagaaaaaaataaaagaagagaaagaagaccCTCCTGAAAAAGCTGATAAACCTGGAAAGGCCAGATCTTACCAATATCTGAGAGAGGAAGACTTGGAAGAGACGCCTAAAGGTGGCTTGGATATTCTCAAGTCTTTAGAGAATACAGTTTCAAGTGCAATCAGCAAGGCCCAAACAGGCACGCCAACCTGGGGTGGATACCCCAGCATTCATGCTGCCTATCAACTCCATGGTTCTTTGAAGTCTACCATGCCTACATGTGCACAGGTTCAGCCTTTGTTCAGCAGTAACAGTTTGAAGGTGCTCTCCTCTGATTTAGGTACTCTGATCCATTCACCAAATAGCCCCTCTCCACCTCCAAGTCACAGGAGCAATGTGCTGGCCATGGAGGAGCTGGTAGAAAAAGTGACTGGGAAAAGTTcagtaaagaatgaaaaagaggaaaaacctgTAGAGAATAAATGCAGGTCTGCAAAGTCCCCATTGCCAAATCCCAAGGACAAACGGGCTTCACCCAATCCAGAAACTCTCTCAAAGACAGTGAAAACTACTGCAGCAGAGGACCAGACTGAGTCAAGAGGCAAGGagggagagcagacagagagtaaagcagagacacagattAAGAGTGAAGTTGATTCACCAAAAAAGCCTGTAAGCAATGGCTGCGATAACCTGAGCATCATCACTGATCACTCGCCTGAGCAACCACTTGTCAACCCTCTCAGTGCTTTGCAGTCTATCATGAACAACCACTTGGGTAAAGCTGCAAAAGTGGCCACCCCCTTCATAGACCCCTTTGCAATGCTTTATAAGATCAACAGCAACTCAGCTCAGATTAAGTCAGCAGAGCCTGCAAGTCAGTACCATGATGATGATCAGCCCATGGACTTGACAAAATCCAAAAACACTAATGGAAGTACAGCTAAGGGTACTTCTACCACAccaaacaacaataacacaattaacaacaacaaaccagtTTTCAGAGCTTTCCCTCAGTCATCATCTCCACCTCTGCGGGAGAATGCTTTGATGGATATTTCAGACATGGTGAAAAATCTGACTGGCCGTTTGACACCAAAGTCTACGACCCCGTCTTCTATCTCTGAGAAATCAGACATCGATAGCTGTACTTTTGAGGATGGCATGGAGGAGCTGTCTCCCATCCAAAGACGGAAAGGCAGACAGTCAAACTGGAATCCTCAGCACCTCCTGATTCTCCAGGCCCAGTTTGCCTCCAGTCTTAGGGAGACTCCTGAGGGAAAGTTTGTAATTAGTGACTTGGGACCCCAAGAGCGGGTCCACATCTGTAAATTCACTGGTCTCTCCATGACTACTATCTCTCATTGGCTGGCCAATGTAAAATACCAGTTAAAGCGGACAGGGGGCACAAAGTTCCTAAAAAATATTGACTCTGGCCAGCCTCTGTTTTTGTGCAGTGACTGTGCATCCCAGTTCAGGACTCCCTCCTCCTACATTCACCATTTGGAGTCCCATCTTGGGTTTACCCTGAAGGACCTCTCAAAGCTATCCATAGACTTACTAGAGCAGCAAGCAGTCAGCAGAATAGAGGACAAGACTTTCAGTACCTCTGGACTCACAGAAGACGACACTGGCTCGGTATATCAGTGCAAACTGTGCAATCGGACATTTGTGAGCAAACATGCAATCAAATTGCACCTTTGCAAAACACATGGAAAGTCACCAGAGGACCATCTCATCTTTGTGAAAGAATTGGAAAAGTTTGACAAACAATGA